A portion of the Candidatus Pristimantibacillus lignocellulolyticus genome contains these proteins:
- a CDS encoding FAD-binding oxidoreductase produces the protein MKSKTRLTGRVIFKGDLGYEAARKNWDPHTDKYPKVFVFAQRTQDVANAIKWARENNVPIRPRSGRHSLEVNLSQVNGGIVIDVSNMKKIKLNKKNGTVIVETGNRVGRIAKTLAKQGFIAPFGDSPSVGIGGITLGGGIGPLQRSIGLISDNLLELEMVDAKGKVIRANKNCNADLLWASRGGGGGNFGVYTKYKFKVHRAPAEATVYRITWPWNQFEKVLKAWQKWAPSVNDKLGSELSIGPKKGGNVTMEGLFLGSKSEAIRLLKPVTCIGNPTQKVIKLLPYTEVVNFLLAPDPVLTQRYSNQFSSGFARKPFTNKAINSMRQFLENVEGKDAGFFFLNWGGAVSRVLPRATAFYWRKAKFYVEWNSSWLNPSNAAKNIAIVRNTRRKLKRYIVGSYINVPDQGIKNSGPVYYGANYARLRRVKAKYDPGNVFNNPQSITPARKL, from the coding sequence GTGAAATCAAAAACAAGGCTTACCGGGCGAGTTATATTTAAAGGAGATTTAGGTTATGAAGCGGCACGGAAAAATTGGGATCCGCATACGGACAAATATCCTAAAGTATTTGTTTTTGCGCAAAGAACTCAAGATGTCGCGAACGCTATAAAATGGGCTCGCGAGAATAACGTCCCCATTCGTCCAAGAAGCGGAAGACATTCTTTGGAGGTTAATCTTTCACAGGTCAATGGTGGAATTGTTATCGATGTAAGTAATATGAAGAAAATTAAACTTAATAAGAAGAATGGAACGGTTATTGTAGAGACGGGCAATAGAGTGGGAAGAATCGCAAAGACGCTTGCAAAGCAAGGCTTTATAGCTCCCTTTGGTGATAGTCCCTCTGTTGGAATCGGCGGAATTACACTCGGTGGGGGAATAGGGCCACTTCAACGTTCGATTGGTCTTATCAGCGATAATCTTCTAGAATTAGAGATGGTTGACGCCAAGGGAAAAGTGATCCGTGCCAACAAAAATTGTAACGCTGATCTACTATGGGCTTCCCGCGGTGGTGGCGGTGGTAACTTTGGGGTATATACAAAGTACAAGTTTAAAGTGCACCGTGCTCCAGCCGAAGCTACAGTATATCGCATCACTTGGCCATGGAATCAATTCGAAAAGGTGCTGAAAGCTTGGCAAAAATGGGCTCCTTCCGTCAATGACAAACTAGGTAGTGAATTATCAATCGGTCCCAAAAAGGGCGGCAATGTTACGATGGAAGGGCTGTTTCTTGGATCGAAATCAGAGGCAATCCGCCTTTTGAAGCCCGTCACGTGCATTGGAAACCCTACCCAAAAAGTAATCAAGTTGTTACCATACACTGAAGTTGTGAACTTTTTATTAGCACCTGATCCAGTGCTTACTCAACGGTACAGTAACCAGTTCTCTTCAGGTTTCGCTAGAAAACCGTTTACCAATAAGGCGATTAACTCCATGCGCCAATTTTTAGAGAACGTAGAAGGTAAAGATGCAGGATTCTTCTTCCTTAACTGGGGAGGGGCTGTCAGTCGTGTATTACCGAGAGCAACAGCATTCTACTGGCGTAAAGCGAAGTTTTACGTAGAGTGGAATAGCTCATGGCTCAATCCATCCAATGCAGCAAAAAATATTGCGATAGTTCGCAATACACGTCGGAAGTTAAAGCGCTATATTGTGGGGTCCTATATCAACGTTCCAGACCAGGGAATTAAAAATTCAGGTCCAGTCTATTATGGAGCAAACTATGCTAGATTACGGAGAGTAAAAGCAAAATACGATCCAGGCAATGTGTTTAATAATCCGCAAAGCATCACTCCAGCTCGCAAATTGTAA
- a CDS encoding CPBP family intramembrane metalloprotease, whose amino-acid sequence MDREMEIKQYSVGKILGLWALVALPMVFFRFVLLPILVPIVNFHPGILYWIFMIVGMIWQCILSVIILRRELGKWSWEKLKTRLWLNHPVHPKTFKVYKIAYAFTFPIIMYTFLFESSGLFGFIEEAINRLFPFLAPHDYTRIENLATPEFIGAWYLLGIALISCLFNYLLGEELFFRGVLLPKMKGAFGKWDWVMNGVLFAMYHLHKISEIPLFIVGSIFYGFLNAKYRSFWPAIIIHGVEAIPLLLGVTAVILGFI is encoded by the coding sequence TTGGATAGAGAAATGGAAATAAAACAATACAGTGTTGGGAAAATTTTGGGGTTATGGGCGCTAGTCGCGTTACCGATGGTCTTCTTTCGATTCGTCTTGCTGCCGATACTTGTACCCATCGTCAATTTTCATCCGGGTATTCTATATTGGATTTTTATGATTGTCGGTATGATCTGGCAGTGTATACTGTCTGTTATTATCTTAAGAAGAGAACTTGGAAAATGGAGCTGGGAGAAGTTGAAAACAAGACTTTGGCTAAATCATCCAGTACATCCGAAAACGTTCAAAGTTTACAAAATCGCTTATGCGTTCACGTTTCCGATCATTATGTACACTTTTTTGTTTGAAAGTTCTGGTTTGTTCGGGTTTATTGAAGAAGCGATCAATCGGCTTTTTCCATTTTTGGCACCTCATGATTACACTAGAATAGAAAATCTGGCCACTCCTGAATTTATCGGTGCATGGTATTTGCTCGGTATTGCACTTATTAGTTGTTTATTTAATTATCTACTAGGAGAAGAGTTGTTTTTCCGAGGCGTTCTTCTGCCGAAGATGAAGGGAGCTTTTGGCAAGTGGGATTGGGTCATGAACGGTGTTTTGTTTGCGATGTACCACCTTCATAAAATATCGGAGATTCCTTTATTTATCGTCGGATCGATTTTTTACGGTTTCTTAAATGCGAAATACAGAAGCTTTTGGCCTGCTATTATCATTCATGGAGTGGAAGCCATTCCACTGCTGTTAGGTGTTACTGCTGTTATTTTAGGATTTATATAG
- a CDS encoding sensor histidine kinase, producing MKISTVHTLSNTKISSIFFYGLACAYVVLLLLYVVLSQYKGFIVVTILIGLYFIRHSKYVLNHPKLHPIAAISPLVEIVLLFLIFLRNGTEIESIVFVLFVADLLLHYKSWYAITFAYAGFVTYLFLWPADGKDIWRNVFYILSYTCLVIPIWSTKLLLNQRDMNIRLNEALIKEATTREELAVFKERTRIAEEVHDTVGHSLTTAIVALEGAQLLFNVKPEDAKQKIIVAREQLKQGLGNIRQVVRVLKVQDGAVEGLGLEEGIYKIMNDTTMQTGVQFMMHFKVINSLISLQEYVIINSIKESITNALKHGKASIIEISIVEQQDTIHITIKDNGIGSNSIIYGFGLKSMEERIEAIGGQLNVLSETVNGFALQIRMPVAKGRDS from the coding sequence TTGAAAATTTCTACGGTTCATACACTAAGTAATACGAAAATATCTTCAATATTTTTCTATGGGTTGGCTTGCGCTTATGTGGTACTGCTATTGCTTTATGTTGTTTTATCTCAATATAAGGGTTTTATCGTAGTTACGATCTTGATCGGACTATATTTCATAAGACACTCAAAGTATGTGTTGAACCATCCCAAGTTACATCCCATTGCAGCTATCTCCCCGCTCGTCGAAATTGTTCTGCTATTTCTAATATTTTTGCGAAATGGAACGGAAATTGAAAGTATCGTATTTGTCCTCTTTGTTGCTGATCTTCTATTACACTATAAGTCGTGGTACGCTATAACATTTGCCTATGCAGGCTTTGTAACTTACCTTTTTTTATGGCCAGCAGATGGAAAAGATATTTGGAGGAATGTTTTCTATATTTTGAGCTATACATGTCTAGTTATTCCAATCTGGAGCACCAAGCTACTGCTCAATCAACGGGATATGAACATTCGCTTAAACGAAGCTTTAATTAAAGAAGCTACAACGAGGGAAGAGTTGGCGGTATTTAAGGAGAGAACCCGTATTGCAGAAGAAGTTCATGATACGGTGGGACATTCGTTAACGACTGCAATCGTTGCTCTTGAGGGAGCTCAACTGTTATTCAATGTAAAACCTGAAGATGCAAAGCAGAAGATTATTGTTGCGCGAGAGCAATTGAAGCAGGGATTAGGTAATATCCGTCAAGTCGTTCGAGTATTGAAAGTACAAGATGGAGCCGTGGAGGGATTGGGACTTGAGGAAGGGATATACAAGATTATGAATGATACGACGATGCAGACAGGCGTTCAATTTATGATGCATTTCAAGGTAATCAATTCTCTCATCTCACTTCAAGAGTACGTCATAATCAACTCCATCAAGGAATCCATTACCAATGCGCTAAAACATGGCAAAGCGAGCATCATTGAGATTAGTATCGTAGAGCAACAAGACACGATTCATATTACGATTAAGGACAATGGAATAGGTAGCAATTCTATCATATATGGATTTGGTCTGAAATCTATGGAAGAAAGAATTGAGGCAATTGGAGGGCAATTAAACGTATTAAGTGAAACAGTCAATGGATTCGCTCTCCAAATCCGAATGCCTGTTGCAAAGGGGCGGGATTCATGA
- a CDS encoding response regulator transcription factor, with product MNIKRKVSIMLVDDQKLMLEGLETLLTIRSSDLEIVGRAHSGEEALEQLHSVVPDIILMDIRMPGMGGVQATGVIKELYPQVVILILTTFDDDAYIIEALSHGAAGYLLKDIDGEKLVQSIYEALSGNLLLTGKVANKLALNIRNKNSHFEKAGEQLELTQRELELARLLVEGYSSKEIAERLFLSQGTVKNYISEMYTKIGTNDRTKAVLLLSRFLL from the coding sequence ATGAATATAAAACGCAAAGTCAGCATCATGCTTGTAGATGATCAGAAACTTATGTTGGAAGGTTTGGAAACATTGCTTACGATACGATCATCGGATCTAGAAATCGTCGGGAGAGCTCATAGTGGAGAAGAAGCACTTGAACAACTTCATTCGGTAGTTCCAGACATTATTCTGATGGACATCCGCATGCCGGGCATGGGAGGTGTACAGGCGACAGGAGTCATTAAAGAACTTTACCCACAAGTGGTCATCCTTATCTTAACGACTTTTGATGATGATGCTTATATTATAGAAGCATTAAGCCATGGGGCTGCAGGTTATTTGCTTAAAGACATCGACGGAGAAAAGCTTGTTCAATCTATCTATGAAGCACTCTCCGGAAATTTACTACTGACCGGAAAAGTGGCTAATAAGTTAGCACTTAATATCCGCAATAAGAACAGTCACTTTGAAAAAGCTGGCGAGCAACTTGAGTTGACGCAAAGAGAGCTTGAGCTAGCAAGATTGCTTGTGGAAGGTTATAGTTCAAAGGAAATTGCCGAAAGATTATTTTTATCACAAGGTACGGTTAAAAACTATATAAGCGAAATGTACACCAAGATCGGTACGAATGACCGGACTAAAGCGGTTTTGTTATTAAGTAGGTTTTTATTATAA
- a CDS encoding alpha/beta hydrolase, translated as MKRKSIKIAKISTIIIIFIVIIGLFFPTWTPRIAGDNSISTLEQVEINGTNHEVMIRGVDRRNPVVIFVHGGPGCSEIPYVRKYQDILEKNYTIVHYDQRGSGKSYHFFEDYSDLSTDLLVDDLLALTDYVQKELDQEKVLLIGHSFGTYIGMKSVAKAPDKFVAYIGIGQVADHVKSELDSLNYSVEQAKLSGNLKDVAQLEQLRSSIEQGDKLTPRNIVRKYGGAARLIDDNRDYYTGFIFNPEYNLLDVIRYLRGVSLSQEILIKEESQNNITTIVDSVEIPIYFVMGQYDYMTSVNAAREYYDMLEAPKKEFIIFKKSAHYPQFEEEELFAEWLNTTIVKKQLSGH; from the coding sequence TTGAAAAGAAAAAGTATAAAGATAGCAAAAATTAGTACAATAATTATTATTTTCATTGTAATAATTGGTTTGTTTTTTCCTACTTGGACACCTCGCATTGCGGGAGATAACAGTATAAGTACTTTAGAACAGGTCGAGATTAATGGTACGAATCATGAAGTCATGATTAGGGGAGTGGACCGCCGTAATCCGGTAGTCATATTTGTGCATGGAGGTCCGGGTTGTTCCGAAATTCCTTATGTACGGAAGTATCAAGATATACTTGAAAAAAATTATACTATCGTACACTATGATCAGCGTGGAAGCGGGAAATCATATCATTTTTTTGAAGACTACTCCGATTTATCCACAGATTTACTTGTCGATGATTTGTTGGCTTTAACAGATTATGTACAAAAAGAGCTTGACCAAGAGAAGGTATTGTTAATAGGCCATTCTTTCGGTACGTACATTGGGATGAAATCTGTTGCCAAAGCACCTGACAAATTTGTTGCATATATTGGTATCGGGCAAGTTGCAGATCATGTAAAAAGTGAATTGGATAGCTTAAATTACTCCGTTGAACAAGCAAAATTATCAGGAAATTTAAAGGATGTAGCACAATTAGAACAACTTCGAAGTTCAATAGAACAAGGGGATAAATTAACTCCAAGAAACATAGTTAGAAAATATGGTGGTGCAGCAAGATTAATTGATGATAATAGGGATTATTATACTGGTTTTATATTTAATCCAGAATATAATTTGCTAGATGTCATTCGATATTTAAGAGGGGTTTCATTGTCGCAAGAAATCTTAATAAAGGAAGAATCCCAAAATAATATTACAACTATAGTTGATAGCGTAGAAATTCCTATTTATTTTGTGATGGGACAATATGATTATATGACTTCTGTAAATGCGGCAAGGGAATATTATGATATGCTGGAGGCTCCGAAAAAGGAATTTATTATTTTTAAAAAATCTGCTCATTATCCGCAGTTTGAAGAAGAAGAGTTATTTGCTGAATGGTTGAATACAACTATAGTTAAAAAGCAGCTTTCAGGACATTAG
- a CDS encoding MFS transporter, whose amino-acid sequence MTKPLKQQKTVLLILLSNIFIVFLGVGLIVPVMPSFMNMMNLSGQSMGYLMAAFAFAQLLMSPLAGRWIDTYGRKKMIIIGLFLFAISEVIFGVGTHVSVLYFSRILGGISGAFIMPAVTAFIADITSVEERPKAMGYVSAAISTGFIIGPGIGGFIAELGVRAPFYFAAGFALLTCISSLFILKEPLTKQQLLEISKLKKDTNLVTDLKRSLQPLFIIAFIIVFVLAFGLSAYETVFSLYSDHKFGFTPQDIATIITISAIFGVVVQVFMFGKMVDILGEKKLIQICLIAGVILAVASTMVSSYIAVLVITCFIFLAFDLLRPALTTYLSKSAEKEQGFIAGMNSTYTSLGTIVGPALSGILFDVNINYPYLFSAVIMFIGIVITMMWKEKQLVNYLGK is encoded by the coding sequence ATGACCAAACCATTAAAACAACAAAAAACAGTTCTACTCATCCTATTAAGTAATATATTCATTGTTTTTCTAGGAGTCGGACTTATCGTTCCTGTTATGCCATCCTTTATGAATATGATGAATTTATCCGGTCAATCGATGGGATATCTTATGGCGGCTTTCGCGTTCGCCCAATTACTTATGTCTCCTCTCGCAGGACGCTGGATTGACACTTATGGTAGAAAGAAAATGATCATCATCGGCTTATTCCTCTTCGCTATCTCGGAGGTAATCTTTGGTGTCGGTACACATGTATCTGTTCTTTATTTTTCGAGAATTTTAGGTGGTATTAGTGGTGCATTTATTATGCCTGCCGTAACTGCCTTTATTGCGGATATTACTTCAGTAGAGGAAAGACCGAAAGCGATGGGCTATGTTTCTGCCGCTATTAGTACCGGTTTTATTATTGGCCCAGGTATCGGAGGCTTTATTGCTGAGCTAGGCGTACGTGCGCCCTTCTATTTCGCTGCTGGTTTCGCATTATTAACATGTATTTCATCGCTATTTATTCTAAAAGAGCCACTTACTAAACAGCAGCTTTTAGAAATTAGTAAACTAAAAAAAGATACCAACTTAGTAACTGATTTGAAGCGTTCGCTTCAACCACTTTTCATTATTGCTTTTATTATTGTATTTGTACTGGCATTTGGCTTATCTGCATATGAGACGGTTTTCAGTCTGTATTCTGATCATAAATTTGGTTTCACTCCGCAAGATATTGCTACCATTATTACTATAAGCGCAATCTTCGGGGTTGTCGTTCAAGTGTTTATGTTTGGTAAAATGGTCGATATACTCGGTGAAAAGAAACTCATCCAAATATGCTTAATTGCTGGAGTAATTTTAGCGGTGGCATCAACGATGGTCTCTAGCTATATAGCCGTTTTGGTAATTACATGCTTCATCTTTCTCGCATTTGATTTGCTACGCCCAGCGTTAACGACCTATTTATCAAAATCTGCAGAAAAAGAACAAGGATTTATCGCTGGTATGAACTCAACATATACAAGCCTAGGCACAATCGTCGGGCCAGCGTTAAGTGGTATATTATTTGATGTAAACATCAATTATCCGTATCTTTTCTCTGCTGTCATTATGTTTATAGGTATTGTTATTACTATGATGTGGAAAGAAAAGCAATTAGTTAATTACTTGGGGAAATAA
- a CDS encoding TetR/AcrR family transcriptional regulator: MKSQEIKDVALKLFTIHGYEGASLSQIAEHVGMKKQSLYAHFKGKDDLFLQVLHDAKETEISSKINYLSKVDTQNPKADLLGYLQLVIDLFQQSEQLKFWLRMSFFPPLHLAEEINEEVYDSEEKIQTVLESKFQDWIDAKVILEDRALVPTLAFLGIVDSIMLELAYGDNEQRLHDKLNASWTVFWRGISQL, translated from the coding sequence TTGAAGAGTCAAGAGATTAAAGACGTTGCATTGAAGTTATTCACCATTCATGGGTACGAGGGAGCATCGCTGTCTCAAATTGCCGAGCATGTCGGTATGAAAAAACAATCTCTCTATGCACATTTCAAAGGAAAAGATGATCTATTTCTTCAAGTTTTACATGATGCCAAAGAGACTGAAATCTCATCGAAAATAAATTATTTGAGTAAAGTGGATACTCAGAATCCCAAAGCAGATTTATTAGGATATTTGCAATTGGTCATTGATTTGTTTCAACAGAGCGAACAGTTAAAGTTTTGGCTACGTATGTCTTTTTTTCCACCTCTCCATCTTGCAGAAGAGATTAATGAGGAAGTATATGATTCGGAAGAAAAGATTCAAACCGTACTTGAAAGCAAATTTCAAGATTGGATCGATGCCAAGGTCATTTTGGAAGACAGAGCATTAGTACCTACACTTGCCTTCTTAGGTATCGTTGATTCGATCATGCTAGAGCTTGCATATGGCGACAATGAACAACGTTTACACGACAAACTAAATGCCTCATGGACCGTATTTTGGAGAGGTATATCACAGCTATGA
- a CDS encoding sensor histidine kinase, whose protein sequence is MKRRIGIRFKLMVMMICLTTLPVVTVTWLAASNTRHSVEQEIINANVSRMEWANQYLNELIQQVDTLFYTVQINTELMSSLSAVDNPNISVQYITQKYISDTLKQVFYANSNKIDDFNLYIHENKKAISVNFISSGSISYMDIQNGSWSRMLDTPINMYFKQETNGIYAFHSMNRFEDRQFLGGLSVRINRKVWDEIGTILKSEQDSSVFLLNDEGELLSGSTNGKSSEETFALINSLHVPDTGMSFQKTNKYHFYMQKVSKGKITIIKAIPIETINQSARSTIQAGLLIGSIFVIASIILSILFSLKISKPIVSLARTMRTAKIQNFELKSVKNTDELGLLEHGYNSMMHRIKELIEVEYQREIDMKTSQLRTLQAQINPHFLNNTLHLIGGMALEKDAPEIYQVTRVIGELLRYSISTGSDLVTFGDELKHMKNYVFIQEQRFAGRCQILVQNDESMKDCLLPKFTLQPIVENAFEHGLQSKSGSWCVEIRIKQVRQFILIAVLDHGVGISKEKLKELRNHIRSGNESSSIDKDQHKQRKGIGLKNVDSRLKLHFGDASRIRIYSEIGNGTIVLFKLPMPERTELEHV, encoded by the coding sequence ATGAAGAGAAGAATTGGAATTCGTTTCAAGCTGATGGTAATGATGATTTGTTTAACTACGTTGCCTGTTGTCACCGTCACTTGGCTTGCCGCGAGCAATACACGTCATTCAGTGGAGCAGGAAATTATTAATGCTAATGTCTCGCGAATGGAATGGGCGAATCAATATCTCAATGAGTTGATTCAACAAGTAGATACTCTATTTTATACGGTCCAGATTAATACTGAACTCATGAGCAGCCTCTCTGCTGTCGACAACCCTAATATTAGCGTTCAATATATTACCCAAAAATATATAAGCGATACCCTCAAACAAGTCTTCTATGCTAACTCCAACAAGATTGATGATTTTAATCTTTATATTCACGAAAATAAAAAAGCGATATCTGTAAATTTTATAAGCAGCGGTTCCATATCGTATATGGATATTCAAAATGGTTCCTGGAGTCGGATGCTGGATACCCCAATCAATATGTATTTTAAACAGGAAACAAATGGGATATATGCTTTTCATAGTATGAATCGGTTTGAAGATCGACAGTTTCTCGGAGGTCTCTCAGTACGAATTAATCGCAAAGTATGGGATGAGATAGGTACTATTCTTAAATCAGAGCAAGATAGCTCTGTTTTCCTACTAAATGATGAAGGTGAACTGTTGTCGGGATCAACCAATGGAAAATCATCTGAGGAAACGTTCGCACTCATCAATAGTCTTCATGTACCAGATACGGGAATGAGTTTCCAGAAAACAAATAAATATCATTTTTATATGCAAAAGGTTAGTAAAGGGAAAATTACGATCATTAAGGCTATTCCAATTGAAACGATCAATCAGAGTGCTCGCTCAACGATTCAAGCAGGATTATTAATTGGAAGTATTTTTGTAATAGCATCTATTATTCTCTCTATATTATTTTCATTAAAAATTAGTAAACCTATTGTAAGTCTAGCAAGAACAATGAGGACGGCAAAGATTCAAAACTTTGAGTTAAAGTCTGTAAAAAATACCGATGAACTTGGCCTTCTTGAGCATGGTTATAATTCTATGATGCATCGAATAAAGGAACTCATAGAAGTCGAATACCAGAGAGAGATCGATATGAAAACCTCGCAGCTACGAACGCTGCAAGCGCAAATTAATCCCCATTTTCTGAACAATACGCTCCATCTAATCGGGGGAATGGCTCTGGAGAAGGATGCCCCAGAAATCTATCAAGTGACACGTGTTATCGGTGAATTATTAAGATATTCAATAAGTACGGGAAGTGATTTGGTAACCTTCGGAGATGAACTTAAACATATGAAAAACTATGTGTTTATCCAAGAGCAACGATTTGCAGGTCGGTGTCAGATTTTAGTTCAGAATGATGAATCTATGAAGGACTGCCTTCTTCCAAAGTTCACTTTACAACCGATAGTGGAAAATGCCTTTGAACATGGATTGCAAAGTAAATCTGGCAGTTGGTGTGTTGAGATAAGAATCAAGCAAGTTCGTCAATTTATTCTAATTGCTGTATTAGATCATGGTGTTGGTATTAGCAAGGAGAAGCTTAAGGAGCTTCGTAATCATATTCGTTCGGGGAATGAAAGTAGCAGCATAGATAAAGATCAGCATAAACAGAGAAAAGGAATCGGATTAAAAAATGTAGATTCTCGATTAAAGCTTCATTTTGGAGATGCAAGCAGAATTCGAATCTATAGTGAGATTGGTAATGGAACAATTGTATTATTTAAGCTGCCAATGCCAGAAAGGACTGAGCTGGAACATGTATAA
- a CDS encoding response regulator: MYKVMLIDDEPWSRKVIKQLGEWEKHGLTVVGEADDGSEGLRLIEELLPDIVVTDMRMPGVDGVELLLALNKNYPALKIIVMSGYDDFVYLKQAIKSQARDYLLKPVDPIELNHTLAKCVSELNQTPRSSTLSSIRSFLLSDSKFLDQYLEYRNLLHGYLLDLNASGVKQSINNLKQLLEREQLEDSKVKEIERDLTQLLENITGNYEIDVSQWDFPEPSKKSVRDPFHTLNETIGAAEQRYMRLINELEELRSKKHKIDMSEVQNYIHRNYKEGITLESIADYFYISKEHLSRSFKTFSGDTVTDYINRKRMEKAKQLIVEHKLSIKHAAEMTGYTDLAYFYRVFKKHNGFTPGELRKPKD, from the coding sequence ATGTATAAAGTGATGCTTATTGATGACGAGCCTTGGTCACGAAAAGTAATAAAGCAACTAGGTGAGTGGGAAAAACATGGGTTAACCGTCGTAGGAGAGGCTGATGATGGATCGGAAGGACTACGTTTAATTGAGGAGCTGTTGCCGGATATCGTCGTAACAGATATGAGAATGCCTGGTGTAGATGGCGTGGAGCTTCTACTGGCATTGAATAAGAACTACCCTGCGCTCAAGATTATTGTAATGAGTGGGTATGACGACTTTGTTTACTTAAAGCAAGCGATTAAATCACAAGCTAGAGACTATTTACTTAAGCCTGTCGATCCAATAGAACTTAATCATACGCTTGCTAAATGTGTAAGTGAGTTAAATCAGACACCAAGAAGCTCGACTTTGTCTAGTATTAGATCATTTCTATTGTCAGATTCGAAATTCTTAGACCAGTATTTGGAATATCGGAATTTGCTCCATGGGTATTTATTAGATTTGAACGCTTCGGGTGTTAAACAGAGCATTAATAACTTGAAGCAACTCCTTGAGAGAGAACAACTAGAGGATAGTAAAGTGAAAGAAATTGAGCGTGATCTTACACAGCTTCTGGAAAATATTACGGGGAATTATGAAATTGATGTGAGCCAATGGGACTTTCCAGAACCTTCGAAAAAATCAGTTCGAGATCCATTTCATACTTTGAACGAAACAATTGGAGCAGCTGAACAACGGTATATGCGATTGATTAACGAGCTCGAGGAATTGCGAAGTAAAAAACATAAAATAGATATGTCAGAAGTTCAAAACTACATTCATCGGAACTATAAAGAAGGCATTACACTGGAATCGATTGCAGACTATTTTTATATTAGTAAAGAGCATCTAAGCCGGTCCTTCAAAACGTTCAGCGGAGATACGGTTACCGACTATATTAATCGCAAGAGAATGGAAAAGGCCAAGCAATTAATTGTTGAGCACAAGCTATCCATAAAACATGCAGCTGAAATGACAGGGTATACAGATCTGGCTTACTTTTACCGGGTGTTCAAAAAACATAACGGCTTCACACCGGGGGAATTACGGAAACCAAAGGATTAG